From a region of the Acanthochromis polyacanthus isolate Apoly-LR-REF ecotype Palm Island chromosome 3, KAUST_Apoly_ChrSc, whole genome shotgun sequence genome:
- the golga7ba gene encoding golgin A7 family, member Ba, whose product MQGLVPTATDGNMATEFHNLQELRHSASLANKVFIQRDYSEGTTCKFQTKFPSELESRIERTLFEDTVKTLNNYYAEAEKIGGQSYLEGCLACATAYLIFLCMETRYEKVLKKIAKYIQEQNEKIYAPRGLLITDPIERGMRVIEISIYEDRGSSGSSSGSSSVSGSTAR is encoded by the exons ATGCAGGGACTCGTCCCTACGGCCACGGATGGCAACATGGCGACAGAG TTTCATAACCTGCAGGAGTTGAGGCACAGTGCATCTCTGGCCAACAAAGTGTTCATCCAGAGGGACTACAGCGAAGGGACCACCTGCAAGTTTCAAACCAAGTTCCCCTCCGAGCTGGAGAGCAGA ATTGAGCGGACACTGTTTGAGGACACTGTGAAGACGCTGAACAACTATTACGCAGAGGCCGAAAAGATAGGAGGGCAGTCCTACCTGGAGGGATGTCTGGCCTGTGCTACAGCATACCTCATCTTCCTCTGCATGGAGACGCGTTACGAAAAG GTGTTGAAGAAGATAGCCAAGTACATTCAGGAGCAGAATGAGAAGATCTACGCTCCCAGAGGTCTGCTCATCACAGATCCCATAGAGAGGGGAATGCGTGTT ATAGAGATTTCCATCTATGAGGACCGGGGCTCCAGTGGCTCCAGCTCAGGAAGCAGCTCTGTGTCCGGCAGCACTGCTCGATGA
- the crtac1a gene encoding cartilage acidic protein 1a isoform X2, giving the protein MWGSRLLILLVMLWHQSHSQNSQPMLQVVTQTVLPPDSMHNPTQLNYGMAVTDVDGDGDLEVVVAGFNGPNLVLKYDRTQNRLVNIAIDDSNSPYYALRDRAGNAIGVTACDVDGDGREEIYFLNTNDAFSGRATYTDKLFKFRNGRFEDLLSDELNVRRGVANRMAGRSVACIDRKGTGRYSIYVANYASGNVGPHALLEMDESASNVAEGIIALSDVAATARVNRLTGGRGVVVGPILSESRSDVFCDNENGPNFLFKNNGDGTFVEMARKAGVEDRYQHGRGVALADFNGDGKTDIVYGNWNGPHRLYLQTSDSKFRNIATGGFASPSPIRTVIAADFDNDKELEVFFNNIAYRGSSPNRLFRVSRRANADPLIQELNVGDAAEPQGRGTGGTVTDLDGDGQLDLLLAHGESAQQPISVFKVTQGSSNNWLRVIPRTQFGAFARGAKVTAFTNQSGAQTHIIDGGSGYLCEMEPVAHFGLGTDQVMVLQVSWPDGTTVTRALQAGEMNSVVEVAYPKEGEMSVLANDTQCGNGFTVKNGRCTALAPFYDGVRSAASMFGASCFNTILLQCVLLLSALADLR; this is encoded by the exons ATGTGGGGTTCTCGTCTGCTGATCCTCCTGGTCATGCTGTGGCATCAGTCCCACAGCCAGAACTCTCAGCCAATGCTCCAGGTTGTTACACAGACAGTGCTTCCTCCTGACAGTATGCACAATCCCACACAGCTCAACTATGGGATGGCTGTGACAGATGTGGATGGTGACGGTGATCTGGAAGTGGTGGTGGCAGG GTTCAATGGGCCCAACTTGGTGTTGAAGTACGACCGGACTCAAAACAGGCTGGTTAATATTGCTATTGATGACAGTAACTCTCCATACTATGCACTGAGGGACCGGGCAGGCAATGCTATTGGAGTTACTGCCTGTGATGTGGATGGAGATGGACGTGAGGAGATCTATTTCCTCAATACCAACGATGCTTTCTCTG GACGGGCAACATACACAGACAAGCTGTTCAAGTTTCGTAATGGTCGTTTTGAGGATCTGCTCAGTGACGAGCTCAATGTGCGTCGCGGCGTCGCTAATCGCATGGCAGGACGTTCAGTCGCATGTATTGACAGAAAG GGAACAGGTCGCTACTCAATCTACGTGGCCAACTACGCCAGTGGCAACGTCGGCCCACACGCTCTTTTGGAAATGGATGAGTCTGCCAGTAACGTCGCAGAGGGCATCATCGCTCTGTCTGATGTCGCTGCTACAGCTCGGGTTAACAGGTTAACAG GAGGTCGCGGTGTGGTTGTCGGACCAATCCTGAGCGAGTCGAGGTCTGATGTGTTCTGCGACAATGAGAACGGGCCCAACTTTCTGTTTAAGAACAACGGAGATGGGACGTTTGTTGAAATGGCCAGAAAGGCAG GTGTGGAGGACCGATACCAGCATGGCAGAGGAGTGGCGCTAGCTGACTTCAATGGCGATGGAAAGACAGACATTGTCTATGGCAACTGGAACGGTCCACACAGACTTTACCTGCAGACCAGCGACTCCAAGTTCCGG AATATTGCTACTGGAGGATTTGCTTCACCGTCACCTATTCGCACTGTCATCGCTGCCGACTTTGACAATGACAAGGAGCTGGAGGTGTTCTTTAATAACATTGCCTACAGAGGATCCTCCCCTAACAGGCTCTTCAG GGTGTCGAGGCGAGCTAATGCAGACCCTTTGATCCAGGAGCTTAATGTGGGAGATGCTGCAGAGCCACAGGGGAGAGGAACAG gtggcactgtgacagACTTGGACGGCGACGGACAGCTGGACCTGCTGCTGGCACATGGAGAGAGCGCTCAGCAGCCAATCTCTGTCTTCAAAGTCACACAG GGCTCATCCAATAACTGGCTGCGGGTGATTCCTCGCACCCAGTTTGGTGCTTTTGCTCGAGGTGCCAAGGTAACGGCCTTCACCAATCAGAGTGGAGCTCAAACACACATCATTGATGGAGGTTCAGGCTACCTGTGTGAGATGGAGCCGGTTGCACACTTTGGTTTAG GAACTGACCAGGTGATGGTGCTGCAGGTCTCTTGGCCAGACGGCACGACCGTCACTCGAGCTCTTCAGGCCGGTGAAATGAACTCGGTGGTGGAAGTCGCTTATCCTAAAGAAGGGGAAATGTCTGTGCTGGCCAATGACACGCAG tGTGGGAACGGCTTCACTGTCAAGAATGGCCGCTGTACAG CGTTGGCTCCATTTTACGACGGTGTTCGTTCTGCAGCCTCCATGTTTGGAGCCTCCTGTTTTAACACTAttttgctgcagtgtgtgttgctgctgtctGCACTGGCAGATCTGAGGTGA
- the crtac1a gene encoding cartilage acidic protein 1a isoform X1 translates to MWGSRLLILLVMLWHQSHSQNSQPMLQVVTQTVLPPDSMHNPTQLNYGMAVTDVDGDGDLEVVVAGFNGPNLVLKYDRTQNRLVNIAIDDSNSPYYALRDRAGNAIGVTACDVDGDGREEIYFLNTNDAFSGRATYTDKLFKFRNGRFEDLLSDELNVRRGVANRMAGRSVACIDRKGTGRYSIYVANYASGNVGPHALLEMDESASNVAEGIIALSDVAATARVNRLTGGRGVVVGPILSESRSDVFCDNENGPNFLFKNNGDGTFVEMARKAAFTVVSIYKGVEDRYQHGRGVALADFNGDGKTDIVYGNWNGPHRLYLQTSDSKFRNIATGGFASPSPIRTVIAADFDNDKELEVFFNNIAYRGSSPNRLFRVSRRANADPLIQELNVGDAAEPQGRGTGGTVTDLDGDGQLDLLLAHGESAQQPISVFKVTQGSSNNWLRVIPRTQFGAFARGAKVTAFTNQSGAQTHIIDGGSGYLCEMEPVAHFGLGTDQVMVLQVSWPDGTTVTRALQAGEMNSVVEVAYPKEGEMSVLANDTQCGNGFTVKNGRCTALAPFYDGVRSAASMFGASCFNTILLQCVLLLSALADLR, encoded by the exons ATGTGGGGTTCTCGTCTGCTGATCCTCCTGGTCATGCTGTGGCATCAGTCCCACAGCCAGAACTCTCAGCCAATGCTCCAGGTTGTTACACAGACAGTGCTTCCTCCTGACAGTATGCACAATCCCACACAGCTCAACTATGGGATGGCTGTGACAGATGTGGATGGTGACGGTGATCTGGAAGTGGTGGTGGCAGG GTTCAATGGGCCCAACTTGGTGTTGAAGTACGACCGGACTCAAAACAGGCTGGTTAATATTGCTATTGATGACAGTAACTCTCCATACTATGCACTGAGGGACCGGGCAGGCAATGCTATTGGAGTTACTGCCTGTGATGTGGATGGAGATGGACGTGAGGAGATCTATTTCCTCAATACCAACGATGCTTTCTCTG GACGGGCAACATACACAGACAAGCTGTTCAAGTTTCGTAATGGTCGTTTTGAGGATCTGCTCAGTGACGAGCTCAATGTGCGTCGCGGCGTCGCTAATCGCATGGCAGGACGTTCAGTCGCATGTATTGACAGAAAG GGAACAGGTCGCTACTCAATCTACGTGGCCAACTACGCCAGTGGCAACGTCGGCCCACACGCTCTTTTGGAAATGGATGAGTCTGCCAGTAACGTCGCAGAGGGCATCATCGCTCTGTCTGATGTCGCTGCTACAGCTCGGGTTAACAGGTTAACAG GAGGTCGCGGTGTGGTTGTCGGACCAATCCTGAGCGAGTCGAGGTCTGATGTGTTCTGCGACAATGAGAACGGGCCCAACTTTCTGTTTAAGAACAACGGAGATGGGACGTTTGTTGAAATGGCCAGAAAGGCAG CCTTTACCGTTGTGTCCATATATAAAGGTGTGGAGGACCGATACCAGCATGGCAGAGGAGTGGCGCTAGCTGACTTCAATGGCGATGGAAAGACAGACATTGTCTATGGCAACTGGAACGGTCCACACAGACTTTACCTGCAGACCAGCGACTCCAAGTTCCGG AATATTGCTACTGGAGGATTTGCTTCACCGTCACCTATTCGCACTGTCATCGCTGCCGACTTTGACAATGACAAGGAGCTGGAGGTGTTCTTTAATAACATTGCCTACAGAGGATCCTCCCCTAACAGGCTCTTCAG GGTGTCGAGGCGAGCTAATGCAGACCCTTTGATCCAGGAGCTTAATGTGGGAGATGCTGCAGAGCCACAGGGGAGAGGAACAG gtggcactgtgacagACTTGGACGGCGACGGACAGCTGGACCTGCTGCTGGCACATGGAGAGAGCGCTCAGCAGCCAATCTCTGTCTTCAAAGTCACACAG GGCTCATCCAATAACTGGCTGCGGGTGATTCCTCGCACCCAGTTTGGTGCTTTTGCTCGAGGTGCCAAGGTAACGGCCTTCACCAATCAGAGTGGAGCTCAAACACACATCATTGATGGAGGTTCAGGCTACCTGTGTGAGATGGAGCCGGTTGCACACTTTGGTTTAG GAACTGACCAGGTGATGGTGCTGCAGGTCTCTTGGCCAGACGGCACGACCGTCACTCGAGCTCTTCAGGCCGGTGAAATGAACTCGGTGGTGGAAGTCGCTTATCCTAAAGAAGGGGAAATGTCTGTGCTGGCCAATGACACGCAG tGTGGGAACGGCTTCACTGTCAAGAATGGCCGCTGTACAG CGTTGGCTCCATTTTACGACGGTGTTCGTTCTGCAGCCTCCATGTTTGGAGCCTCCTGTTTTAACACTAttttgctgcagtgtgtgttgctgctgtctGCACTGGCAGATCTGAGGTGA
- the crtac1a gene encoding cartilage acidic protein 1a isoform X3 translates to MWGSRLLILLVMLWHQSHSQNSQPMLQVVTQTVLPPDSMHNPTQLNYGMAVTDVDGDGDLEVVVAGFNGPNLVLKYDRTQNRLVNIAIDDSNSPYYALRDRAGNAIGVTACDVDGDGREEIYFLNTNDAFSGRATYTDKLFKFRNGRFEDLLSDELNVRRGVANRMAGRSVACIDRKGTGRYSIYVANYASGNVGPHALLEMDESASNVAEGIIALSDVAATARVNRLTGGRGVVVGPILSESRSDVFCDNENGPNFLFKNNGDGTFVEMARKAAFTVVSIYKGVEDRYQHGRGVALADFNGDGKTDIVYGNWNGPHRLYLQTSDSKFRNIATGGFASPSPIRTVIAADFDNDKELEVFFNNIAYRGSSPNRLFRVSRRANADPLIQELNVGDAAEPQGRGTGGTVTDLDGDGQLDLLLAHGESAQQPISVFKVTQGSSNNWLRVIPRTQFGAFARGAKVTAFTNQSGAQTHIIDGGSGYLCEMEPVAHFGLGTDQVMVLQVSWPDGTTVTRALQAGEMNSVVEVAYPKEGEMSVLANDTQCGNGFTVKNGRCTGV, encoded by the exons ATGTGGGGTTCTCGTCTGCTGATCCTCCTGGTCATGCTGTGGCATCAGTCCCACAGCCAGAACTCTCAGCCAATGCTCCAGGTTGTTACACAGACAGTGCTTCCTCCTGACAGTATGCACAATCCCACACAGCTCAACTATGGGATGGCTGTGACAGATGTGGATGGTGACGGTGATCTGGAAGTGGTGGTGGCAGG GTTCAATGGGCCCAACTTGGTGTTGAAGTACGACCGGACTCAAAACAGGCTGGTTAATATTGCTATTGATGACAGTAACTCTCCATACTATGCACTGAGGGACCGGGCAGGCAATGCTATTGGAGTTACTGCCTGTGATGTGGATGGAGATGGACGTGAGGAGATCTATTTCCTCAATACCAACGATGCTTTCTCTG GACGGGCAACATACACAGACAAGCTGTTCAAGTTTCGTAATGGTCGTTTTGAGGATCTGCTCAGTGACGAGCTCAATGTGCGTCGCGGCGTCGCTAATCGCATGGCAGGACGTTCAGTCGCATGTATTGACAGAAAG GGAACAGGTCGCTACTCAATCTACGTGGCCAACTACGCCAGTGGCAACGTCGGCCCACACGCTCTTTTGGAAATGGATGAGTCTGCCAGTAACGTCGCAGAGGGCATCATCGCTCTGTCTGATGTCGCTGCTACAGCTCGGGTTAACAGGTTAACAG GAGGTCGCGGTGTGGTTGTCGGACCAATCCTGAGCGAGTCGAGGTCTGATGTGTTCTGCGACAATGAGAACGGGCCCAACTTTCTGTTTAAGAACAACGGAGATGGGACGTTTGTTGAAATGGCCAGAAAGGCAG CCTTTACCGTTGTGTCCATATATAAAGGTGTGGAGGACCGATACCAGCATGGCAGAGGAGTGGCGCTAGCTGACTTCAATGGCGATGGAAAGACAGACATTGTCTATGGCAACTGGAACGGTCCACACAGACTTTACCTGCAGACCAGCGACTCCAAGTTCCGG AATATTGCTACTGGAGGATTTGCTTCACCGTCACCTATTCGCACTGTCATCGCTGCCGACTTTGACAATGACAAGGAGCTGGAGGTGTTCTTTAATAACATTGCCTACAGAGGATCCTCCCCTAACAGGCTCTTCAG GGTGTCGAGGCGAGCTAATGCAGACCCTTTGATCCAGGAGCTTAATGTGGGAGATGCTGCAGAGCCACAGGGGAGAGGAACAG gtggcactgtgacagACTTGGACGGCGACGGACAGCTGGACCTGCTGCTGGCACATGGAGAGAGCGCTCAGCAGCCAATCTCTGTCTTCAAAGTCACACAG GGCTCATCCAATAACTGGCTGCGGGTGATTCCTCGCACCCAGTTTGGTGCTTTTGCTCGAGGTGCCAAGGTAACGGCCTTCACCAATCAGAGTGGAGCTCAAACACACATCATTGATGGAGGTTCAGGCTACCTGTGTGAGATGGAGCCGGTTGCACACTTTGGTTTAG GAACTGACCAGGTGATGGTGCTGCAGGTCTCTTGGCCAGACGGCACGACCGTCACTCGAGCTCTTCAGGCCGGTGAAATGAACTCGGTGGTGGAAGTCGCTTATCCTAAAGAAGGGGAAATGTCTGTGCTGGCCAATGACACGCAG tGTGGGAACGGCTTCACTGTCAAGAATGGCCGCTGTACAG GTGTGTGA
- the r3hcc1l gene encoding coiled-coil domain-containing protein R3HCC1L — translation MEAEQPKEDCTPSQPTHTPDSQSKKPSQPLYVPKQRLHASKDQAQTQGEGKPRPRPRYTDKARKNAKNKKDKAGGGDRGAIQKNDPDVKEERVQGAEVMVNGQPDSSNVETGGTSQQEAASPQEEKGEEESWDTLFNDDGDCLDPHLLEELALRDGKKKKSIQEPRFDYYNMDRDDDDDVDLTDDELSHIVEIYDFPTEFKTEDLLKLFQCYQQRGFDIKWIDDTHALGLFSSPIAAREALRSKNPLMKLRPLSKSSSATKAKARSCSDYLLPAKERPQTSASLARRLVIGALGVKSNVTKEQREAERKKLQEAKEQKRLAAKQREDAWEGK, via the exons ATGGAGGCAGAACAGCCTAAAGAAGACTGTACTCCCTCCCAGCCAACACATACACCTGATTCTCAGTCTAAGAAGCCTAGCCAGCCTCTGTATGTCCCCAAACAACGACTGCACGCCTCCAAAGACCAAGCTCAGACTCAGGGTGAAGGTAAACCAAGACCCAGACCTCGCTATACAGACAAGGCACGAAAGAACGCTAAGAACAAGAAGGACAAGGCTGGAGGAGGAGATAGAGGTGCGATACAGAAAAATGATCCTGATGTGAAAGAGGAGCGAGTACAGGGAGCAGAGGTGATGGTTAATGGGCAGCCCGACTCATCCAATGTGGAGACAGGGGGTACATCACAGCAGGAAGCAGCATCTCCTCAGGAAGAAAAGGGGGAAGAGGAAAGCTGGGACACCTTGTTCAACGATGATGGAGACTGTTTGGATCCGCATCTGCTGGAAGAG CTGGCATTGAGGGATGGTAAGAAGAAGAAGTCAATCCAGGAGCCCCGGTTCGATTATTACAACATGGACAGGGATGACGATGATGACGTTGACCTCACAGACGATGAGCTTTCTCATATCGTAGAAATCTACGACTTCCCCACAGAGTTCAAGACGGAAGACCTTCTGAAGTTATTTCAGTGCTACCA ACAGAGAGGCTTTGACATTAAGTGGATTGATGACACACACGCCCTGGGCCTCTTCTCAAGCCCTATAGCAG ccCGTGAAGCTCTAAGATCCAAAAATCCACTGATGAAGTTGCGACCGCTCTCCAAATCTTCATCTGCCACAAAGGCCAAAGCCCGTAGCTGCTCAG ACTACCTCCTTCCTGCTAAAGAGAGACCCCAGACGAGTGCATCACTGGCCAGAAGACTAGTGATCGGTGCCCTCGGTGTAAAGAGCAACGTCACAAAGGAGCAGCGTgaggcagagaggaagaaacTGCAGGAGGCGAAAG AGCAAAAGCGTCTGGCAGCCAAGCAGAGGGAAGATGCTTGGGAGGGGAAGTGA